GCCGCCGTGCGCGGAAACGCCGCCGTGATCGTCACCGCGAACCCGCGCCACTTCCCCGAGCGAGCGCTGAAGCCGTACGAGATCGAGGCCGTGCACCCCGACGAGTTCCTGCTCGACCAGCTCGACCTCTACCCGGCACGGGTCATGGCCTGCCTGGCCCGGCAAGTCAGCGCCTACACCAGGGAGCCCACCACGATCGCGGGCTTGATGAACCGCCTCGAACGCACCGGCCTGCCGAAGTTCGCCGCCGAGATTCCGCGCCACCAGCAGTGACCGCCTCCTGCCCGGAGCGGACCGACCAGCTGTGCTGTCCCGGCCCGGTGGGACCGCCCCCGATCCGAACCTCAGGAGAGCACCCCGAGGAGCCAGAGCGATCAGGATCCCCTGCTGGGTCCCACGCACGAAGGGACGACGGTCCCGCCGGGGCCGGCGCACGCGTCACGATTCGACCGGGGTCCGGCTCACCACCACCCCGTCGTGATCGCTGAGCAGGTACTCGCCCGGAACGAAGCCGACCCCGCCGAACTCCACGGTCACGTCCGCCTCCCCGGCACCGCTCTTGGAGCTCTTGCGCGGGTTCGTGCCCAGCGCGCGGACGCCGAACTCCATCCCGTCGATGACGGCGGAGTCGCGGATCGCGCCGTTGACGACGATCCCGCTCCAGCCGTTGGACCTGCCGAGCTCGGCGATGAGGTCGCCCACCAGCGCCGTGTGCACCGATCCCGCACCGTCGACGACGAGCACGGCACCCTCTCCCGGTTCGGACAACGTCTTCTTGAGCAGCGCGTTGTCCTGGAAGCACCGCACCGTGCGGATCGGCCCGGAGAATACCTGGCGAGTGCCGAAACGGCGCAGCTGCAGATCGCAGCTGCGCACGTCTTCACCGTCGCGATCGGCGAGATCCGCCGTGGTTGTCGTCATGGTCGATTGCCTTTCGTATCAGCTGGTTGTCAGGTAGGGGTCACCGGCGCGGACGACCACCGCCGTGGCCACGAGTCCGGCCTCGGACACGGACCGGCCGGTGAACCCCGCGAGCGTCCCGTGCGTGGTTTCGACGGTGGGGACGGTCAGTTCGGCGCGGAAGCCACCGTCGGGGGCGAAGCTCACGAACGCGTCGGTGAAACCGAGCCAGCGGCCGGTCAGCGGGAACCACGCCTTGTACACGCTCTCCTTCGCGCTGAACAGCAGGCGGTCCCAGTTCCGGTCGGCGGGCAGCCGCGACAGCAGCTCCCGCTCCCCTTCGACGGTCACCTGTTCGAGCACCCCCGGGGGCAGCTCGCCGCCGGTCTCGGCGTCGATCCCCAGCGAGCGCACCGCTCCTTCCCGCGCGACGGCGGAGGCGCAGTAACCGGTGCAGTGCGTGATGCTGCCGACCACGCCCTCCGGCCAGAGTGGTTCCCGGTTCGTTCCACTGGGGACGGCGACCTCGCCGTGGTCGAGCCCGGCCAGCGCGCGGCGCGCGCAGCCGCGCGCCACGGTGAACTCCCGCCTGCGCTTGTGCACGGCTCTGGCGACGAACGGCTCCTCCTCCGGCAGCAGCCGGGCCCGCGGATCGTCGCCGAACGTCTCGGAGGAGACCACCTCCTCCGGCAGGATTCGCTCGATCACCGGTGGGCCCTCACCAGTTCCTCGAAGGTGCGTTCGCCCGCGGGCGGCAAGATGCTGTGCAGCGGATCGCCGGGACCTCCGCGCCTGCGCCACTCCCGCGGGTAACCGAGCGAGACCTCCTCGAACGGCACCCCGTCGATCCGGTCGGTCACCGGGATGTGCAGGTGACCGTGGACCTCGGCCAGCGCGCGGAAGCGCAGGTGCCAGTCGGCGGTGAGTTCGGTGCCGCACCAGATGCCGAACTGCGGGTAGTGCAGCCGCCTGGTGGGGGCGCGGTGCAGCGGCCAGTGCGAGACCAGCACCGTCGGCAGGTCCGCGGGGATGGCTTCCAACCGGGGCAGGGTTCGCCTCACCCGGTCGTGGCACCACGCCGTCCGCGACTCGTGCGGATCGGAGTGCAGCAGCACCTCGTCGGTGCACACCACCCTGGTCTCGTGGGCGTGCTCCAAGGCCTCCTCGGCGGTGGTGCCGGGGACGCGGAAGCTGTAGTCGTAGAGCACGAACAGCGGGACGATCACGACCTCCCGCTCCCCGTCCCGCCACACCGGATAGGGGTCCTCGGGGGTGGTCACGTCCAGTTCGCGGCACATCCGCACCAGGTGGTCGTAGCGTTCGACGCCGCGCGCGGGCACCTCGTCGTCGGCCGGGGTCCACAGTTCGTGGTTGCCGGGGACCCAGATGACCTTGGCGAACCGCTCGCGCAGCAGTTCCAGGGCCCCACGGATCGTGTCCGTCTTCTCGGCGACGTCTCCGGCCACGATGAGCCAGTCCTCGTCGGTGTGAGGCCTGATCGTGTCCAGCACCGGGCGGTTGTCCCGGTGGGAGACGTGCAGATCGCTGGTAGCGAGCAACGAGGGCGCCGCCATGCGCCAGACCCTACCGGCCGGTCGACGCGCACGGGAGAGGACGTGCTGCACACCGCACCGCTGTTGACAGCCGCGCTTCACGCCGCAGACTACCGGTCGGGGAACGCCGTGTCCGGGGTGATTCGGCGCTGTGGGTGCCTGCTCGCCCGACCTAGCGACGTCCGGCGGTGCGGAAGGTCCGTGGCAGGATCGGGTCATGGACGAGGCCGGCGAGCACGAGGACCGGGACGGCTCCGCGCCGGACGGGGACCGCGCGGACGACGGAGAGGAACCCGGTTTCGCCGAGACGCTGCGCAGCCAGTCCGCGGGCTGGCTGTTGCTGGCCGAACGGATGCACCCGCGGCAGCAGCCCGCGCTGGACGACATGGACGAGCTCGGCATGGGCAGCGAGATGCTGCGGGCCGCGCTCGACCAGTTCCGCCAGCAGGCCCTGCTGCTGCACAACGCCATGTCCGCCCAGGCCCGGGCCTACGAGGAGATGCTCGAGTCCGGCGGGCCGGACGATCCCGAGGCCTACGAGAACTACCGG
This genomic stretch from Actinopolyspora halophila DSM 43834 harbors:
- a CDS encoding 4'-phosphopantetheinyl transferase family protein translates to MIERILPEEVVSSETFGDDPRARLLPEEEPFVARAVHKRRREFTVARGCARRALAGLDHGEVAVPSGTNREPLWPEGVVGSITHCTGYCASAVAREGAVRSLGIDAETGGELPPGVLEQVTVEGERELLSRLPADRNWDRLLFSAKESVYKAWFPLTGRWLGFTDAFVSFAPDGGFRAELTVPTVETTHGTLAGFTGRSVSEAGLVATAVVVRAGDPYLTTS
- the rraA gene encoding ribonuclease E activity regulator RraA, which encodes MTTTTADLADRDGEDVRSCDLQLRRFGTRQVFSGPIRTVRCFQDNALLKKTLSEPGEGAVLVVDGAGSVHTALVGDLIAELGRSNGWSGIVVNGAIRDSAVIDGMEFGVRALGTNPRKSSKSGAGEADVTVEFGGVGFVPGEYLLSDHDGVVVSRTPVES
- a CDS encoding PIN domain-containing protein, giving the protein MLRLASAETYRPLWSADVLEELHRNLARMTSEAQADHRLRNMRRHFTDAEVTGYESLIPAMTNDEGDRHVLAAAVRGNAAVIVTANPRHFPERALKPYEIEAVHPDEFLLDQLDLYPARVMACLARQVSAYTREPTTIAGLMNRLERTGLPKFAAEIPRHQQ
- a CDS encoding metallophosphoesterase family protein, with amino-acid sequence MAAPSLLATSDLHVSHRDNRPVLDTIRPHTDEDWLIVAGDVAEKTDTIRGALELLRERFAKVIWVPGNHELWTPADDEVPARGVERYDHLVRMCRELDVTTPEDPYPVWRDGEREVVIVPLFVLYDYSFRVPGTTAEEALEHAHETRVVCTDEVLLHSDPHESRTAWCHDRVRRTLPRLEAIPADLPTVLVSHWPLHRAPTRRLHYPQFGIWCGTELTADWHLRFRALAEVHGHLHIPVTDRIDGVPFEEVSLGYPREWRRRGGPGDPLHSILPPAGERTFEELVRAHR